In Xiphophorus maculatus strain JP 163 A chromosome 9, X_maculatus-5.0-male, whole genome shotgun sequence, the genomic window GTCTGGTTACATCCAGGGTCTCTTCCGGTGCATGTGTGACTTCAACCGGTAGATGGCGCTGCTGCCTCACAATACGTGAATAATGATTCAGAAAAATACTTATAAAAAGCACCACATCCAAAGGCAGGATAAAAAAAGTCTAGTCAGCttttatttagtgaaaaaaTTGAGGCTTAGGTTCAGAGATTTGAGGATGTAAAAGTACGATTTATGCaggaattaaattaaagtcaGTTCATTCTGggggaaaatgaaaatgtgcacAAGGTAAACTTAAACATGCATCTTTCCTTCTAGAAACACTCCAGCTTATTGTAGGGGATCCTTAGTTCAGGGaatacattatatacataatttATAAGAATCATTTAAGACAACATAGGTGTTTAACAATGAACTcctttaaatacagaaaaaataagaaattattaagGCATAAAACAGTTATCAGAATAAGAATAACCTTCCAACTTTAAATTGAATGAAATGCCAAGAAATAAAGTAAGCACTAATGGAGCACTAATGTGAATGTATTCAATGTGCCAGACCTGTCTGAAATTTTTCTATACAAAGTTTTATACAATTTGTACAAAACTCAGCAGTGGAGTTTTATGTGTTTAACAGTATTTTACCCTGTGGTTAGGGTTTGGTATTGAGTAACCCAGATATTTACAGGTGAGCTGCttactggttctactggttcagATGCTTTCAGGTGTTGTCACAATACAGAAAAATTCATCCTCACATTTACAAACCTTTCATGTGTGCTGTGTAAATCTTTGAAGTATTGATGGTACCGCTGTGACAAAATTCTAACTTTAAgctgaatttagtttttgttccatgttttctgcagATTGATCAGCAGAATGAAAGAGCAGTTTTGTGTTGAAGAAAGAGATAAACAGGTTAATTTAGGTTCCAAGCCCAAAATACTGTCACAAATGTACAACGtgaaggatggatgaatggatggatggacagatggatggatggatggatggatggatggacagatggatggatggatggacagatggaagaatggatggatggatggacagatggatggatggatagatggatggatggatggatggatggatggatggatggatggatggatggacggacggatggatgaatggacagatggaagaatggatggatgatggatagatggaaggatggatggatggatggacagatggaagaatggatgaatggatggatggatggatggaaggatggatggatggatggatggatggatggatggatggatggatggatggatggatggatggatggatggatggatggacagatgatggatggacagatgatggatggatggattttagatttaaaacatcCATCTGTCAGATCTGATCCAGTTGAAGAAAGcaacattcttcttttttttacatcttaagATAATTTTTAtcataactttaaaacatttagagttAATTTCTACAACCAGCCTGACTGCAAATAGATTTTATAATAGATCTTGAAAAAACTTACAGTTTTAAACTTAATGAGCATCTTCAGTGTCTGACCTCTAATTACTGCCCTCTGAAGATCTCATTAATCTCCAGTTTACTGAGAAACCAAACTGAGTGAATCTTATTCTCTTCTGGTCTCTGGTCTCATTTGGGAGCCACAAACCCAAGAAGTTCATCAGAAGAGAGGATGCCAGCAGGGTGGAGACACACGGAGAGCAACATGTTATCACATAATGACAGTCCCTGCACTTCACCAGGAATAACCGCTCagtccaaggaaaaaaaagcaccaggtctattttttttttcttacaaatggTTTTTATTCCGACTCTGTCCTGTACAAACCCTCTGTAAAGTCAAACTAGTAAAATCTGACAACTGCAGCTGCATTGCGGTGAAACAAATCCAGCCGCGTACAGGGCAGAGCTTCTACTTAAATATAGGCATTGGAACAGCTTAAAAAGACAACCGTTTTATGTGTACACCATTGTTCAAAGGCAACCTCGGCCACAGCCAGGCAGAGCGCTTGCATTTCAGATAATAAAGCACAAAACCACATGAAAAAGGGCTGCACACAGGAGGAGCAACAAGTAAAAGCCGTCACATAGTTGGAGATTACAGCGGCGGCGGGTGTAGCTCTGCTGAGCAGCAGACCACAGGAATGGCCTATTTCTGGGAGGATGGCCTCCGCTCGGAGAAGAAAGCGCAGCTCTCCCTCTCACTGAGCGTCCAGGATGTCTGTGGGCAGGACGTCTGGTTTGCCGCTCGGGCTCTGCGATGTCTCCCCCGACCAGGAGGACGGGGTGACCTGATTATACAGGGCGTCCTGAGGGCCAAAAAGGGGCTGTTTGAGATTGAGATTGTACATGAGGAACAGATTGAGAGCGACCACGGCGAGGAGCGGGAAGGAGGTCAGACCAGAACCGAAGCCTCTCCAGGAGCCGCACGTGTTCAGGCTGAACCAGAAAACAAGCCTGAGGAGGACGAGAAAACAACCCCAAACAGGAAATCAGAGGACGTACAGATATTTATGATAAACACTCAGCGTCTCGCTCGTCAGTCACGTTTACAAGATTAAGTATTTCCAGCAACAAACCTGcattactcaaacataaacatatCTAAGCTTTGACTTTTACTAGTAATATATAAGCCACATTGCACTGAAATCTAAGGATTTAAGCCTGATCAATATCATCTCATTTTGTCTTTAGCAGCTTTTCATCAGTGTTGGAAACCATGCTAAGATCCATCAACGGCTCATGATCAGGATcacttaacaaaataaaataaataaagagaagaaCAGAATTTCAACTTTAAGGTCAGAGTTacgactttaaactcagaattttaaTTCTGAGTCAATCTATGTCAGGATCCAAACAAATAGCCAAACAGTCTCAGGTGTATGTCAGTGGTGTTGTTCGTAtatgaaaataatcacaaaacagTTTCCTCCCCTTCATATATGGGCTTTTGTAAACCTGCATTATAGCCACAGTCTCAGATTTGGTAGGTCGAATTGAGTTTTAAGACAGCCTGcttaaataaactaaagtcagaattctgagaaaaaagtcaaaattctaagAAGAAAAAGGCAAAACTCTGAGaaagaagtcagaattctgaaattaaattttattttattttttttggtggccTTAGTTGTCTTCCTATAAGTTTAATGAACTTCTCCGATTCTGGAGTGAATTTGGGTCAAACCTCCACTCAGAGTGCCAGAAGCTCGTTGATGTGCAGCTCTCTGTGGGACTTCTGACCCGGTAGAAGCCAGGCTGTATGAACACGTTTGAGCCTTTGGACGTTTTCGTGTTTGGTGACGACTccttcaggtcaaaggtcaccatTAAGTCCTTCGACCCACTCTAACCCTCACCTGCCAATGATGAACATGACCACCAGTATGGGCACCAGCTTCAGCTGCTCCTGCGGCAGCAGGGCTGCCATCACGACCAGGTTGAGCACGTAGAGCAGTAGCTGCTCCAGGGATGATGAGACAAACAGCTGCTGCACAGCGTGTCTTCGACCAGTCGGCTCCTGCAGACGCAGGGACCCGGAGCACAACTGGCACACCGCACCAACCAGCATGGCTGCAAGGCAGAGAGGAACAATAAGTCAGAATTCATCTTGAATCTGGGCCATCTTTCCACAAACAGCGCCGAAGTCACTGCAAACTGGTCTGACAGCAACTTAGTGCTTTcacatttttccctcatttgAATGCAGCTACTGCTGGCAGGAAGGCCAACATGCAAATACTCCCCACTCTGTCATCTGCTTGAAATCTGGGTCAGAGGTAACTCCTCTGGGATGGATTTGGTCGGGTTGGTTCAGCCACCTGCTCTCTCATTCTGAACAGGAAACCACTGAGACCATTaaacttttcacttttctcACTTTTACAAAATCAGGTGCGATGACATTTCTGGATTTGGTGGAAGTCAAAACAGCTAcgcaaaaatattcaagaatatttagcagaaagaggaggacgacaaaatttaagaaataaaaacgtGTACATCGACTTTGTGGAAAAGCATGAATATATTCaacaaaaaggtacaaaaatatttagaaataattgtaTGAAAGATGAAGGATATacataaacagtaaaataaaacaggacatTGTTAcgataaaagtaaaattatgttttctataTAAGATACTGATATAATATATACTGCTACATGTATTTTGATATAGAGAAATAATATTAAAGggttataattttaaaaaagtggaaGTATGGGagctaaaatgacaaaacattgttttttttatattttatgcataTGTAGCctggttttgtttcttattgatttgtttgaaataaaggcAGCATAGATAGAACTTTTCCCCACTTTAAAACCTTAGACTTGTATTTTTCAGTGTGGCTTCTTTAAACtgtcagtcagaggcttcttcagagtCGTTGTAATACTGACTGCtgcaggagatccttcctgccagcaACTCTCTGAGATACAACAACATCTAGtttccctctgggattaataaagtacttttgaacTGAACCGATTTTATTTAGGccttatgtgataaaccaacgtaaatatgttttaaatgttttttaaatagtaaaaatctgaaaagtgtggcagcaTAAGTCTTCATATTCCGGAGTTAATATTTTAGAGAACCACTTTTTGCTGcagctgtaaatatttatttgggtATTTCTCATTAAGTTTGGAAGGAGAGAGTTCCTAAAAACAGTTTCCATATTCATTTGGATCTTTGActtgcatgatgctgccagcgCCAGTTCAACTTTGGTCTGATTTGACTAGGACTGAAACAATACATTGGATAAATTGTGCTTATTCAACTAagttagtaatcgattaatagTTAACTGGATAgcacagactaaaaaaaaattcattttgctGAAATAACAGCATATTCGGAGAAATAATtaagtcaaaaatgtaaaaaaaataaaaataaattatatttcaattGCATCTTACATCCCACACCAGACTCCATTTGAGCCGTTTCCCTTTCTCTTTCTGGGATCCCTccaccatctttgtttctgtatcaactggCTCTGCTTTAGGATGACCAGCAGTGCCCTCTTCTGGATGGCAGCCAAACTATAACACTGAAAGAAGATCTAACCAGTGGAACTAAATTTAATCtattaaatgtaaatcaatAAATTTTTTGCATTCCTATTGTGTGCTTATGTTCTCTTACAAAACTATGAGGCTTTATAAtgtctaaaaaataaacttaaatgaaGTTTTGGTGGCAATattacaaaaagtgaaaaagtttaaggttTGAACATATTTGCTTAAAGACCTGGGGAAATGTCTGGGTTACCAGAaggggtgcaccaatttatCGGCCAgttgatttccttaattttgggagattggtaATCGGCCAATACTGACacgtgaagccgatcttatccaccgatcttatctacctcagcaaaggtctaaaaatcagtACCTCTCCTCTTTTGCTCTCTTATGAGAACATTTGTAGTTAACAGTAGTCATCCCACTGCtcccaactcagtgactttcttgctgtatttagtaacatttcagacaaaagctaaaaattggtatcggccaaagTCGGAATTgtcaggtcaggctttttaaagattggtaatcgtccagaaaactgcaattggtgcaccccAAGTTAAAAGGTCattaaaatacatagaaaaacgAAAACATTCCCAGATGAGGCAGCCAGACGAACCCCATCCTGTTCGTCTGGCTGCCTTTACGTTTGATCtttatgtttaatttgtgtttgtgactgTGCAGGTGTCTGAGTCGTACCGAGCACCATGGGGAGCGCTGCCACCGCGCAGCAGCAGATGGTGAAGATGATGCGGCAGCTTACGTCCGGGCAGTCGGGGGGCCTTATCGGGACATAGAAATAGAGTGCATAGAGCATCCCGGCTGCACACAGAAGCGAGGCCAGGACGGAGAGGATGGCGGGGAGACGGCCGCTCTGGCTGCATTTACACCGGCAGCAGCACCTCCCCTGATCCGACGCCTCCCCTGCAGCCCCATCAGTCTCGCCGAGCCCCTCTGTGCTCCACACAGCCAGCTCCACGCTCTCCCGCGGCGGTCCTATCAGGGGTCGGCCCTCGTCCGCCGGGCTCTCCACACTGGTGGATTCTGGGCTCCATCTTGGCGTGTTTGTGCCGTTGGGAATGTCGCCCTGAGAGGCCGGCGGAGGGGGGTTCATGCAGTTTTCCGTGGCGGTGTCCAAACTTCGCGAAGTGATGATGGGGCTGGAAAGAGTTTGATCCGGCTCcttctgctgctctgtctgATTTGCTCCGCTGTGTGGAGCGGGGGTGGCGCTGGGCTGCTGGTGGCACCGAGCAGAGCCTGTCAggatcaaaacacattttagtacACAATCCAAATCTGAAAGGAGACAATCAGAGGCGTTGGAGCATCGAGTGTTACCTAAAAGATATGCTGTTAAAATGGACATATACTGTTCTGGTTTCTGACAAGAATAATTTGAGGGAAATTGTTGGATAGCCATTAAATTGAATTGTGATTAAGACTAAAATttgtaatcaaattaattgtgataaatCAATCAACTAATCAAAATGGTTCGGTATCACAGAAGTTAAACACGATtttatatacagctctggaaaagattaagagaccacttaaaatgatcattttctctgattATACTTTGTagtataggtatatgtttgagtaaaatgaacattgttcttttattctatcaactactgacatgtctctgaaactccaagcaaaaatgtaatatctactgagaaatggtcaaaataacaaaaaagacgCAGTGCTTTcaaacctcaaataatgcaaagaaaacaagttcatattcattcaGAAACAATAACATCAATGTTTTAACTTaggaaaagttcagaaatcaatattttggtggaataaccaggtagatttcaatggggttcagtgcagtgggctcttagttttttccagaCCTGTATGTATATTTCTAAATAgctttatacattttcttttctatcattatttttcttcttttgggtGGATTGCCAATCATTTGGCAGAGCACGTGGGTGGGCCAGTGCCCCCTCGACCCTCACTTTAGCTCCGCCCCTGTAAATAGTACATAAGCATTcaccaaaaacaactaaaataatgtGCTTATTTAgctaaaagttaaacatttagctcCATTTGCAACATCTAAAACGATGAAAAGAATAGACCGAGGTGTTGTAATAAGGGCAAAGACATTTGATCAAAACCACAGTAAATAGTGTTAACCTCCGAGCAGAATAATGATGTAACCCCCGTAGAATGTGTTGTTTATATGCTGTTGCTTAGCCTCAAATCTATTTTAACTCCCTTTGGTTCCAGcttctcttttactttttctccaTTCAAGACAGAGATTCAGCGACTCACTCCTCGACtgcgccgccgctgctgctgacGGCGGCTCCAGAGAGCGCTGGGAGCCGGAGGCCGAATGGGAGGCCGAGCGGAGCTCCTCCACGGACGACTCCGGGCTGTCCGACACCGGCGCCAGGGAGATCTGGGTGTCCAGGTCCAGGAAGGGCGAGAAGGAGAGCCGGGCAGGGTCGATGTCCTGCAGCTGGTTGATGATGTCACTGATGGACTCCTTCACGGTGTCGAGCTCCTTCACGTTCTGCCTGTCAGTGGCCTGAAGCCCCGAGGTGCTCATAGTCACGCAGGCTGAGAGTAGCGAGCTGAGGTCCAGACGAAAACCAGGACAGCGTCAAACCTGGAGCATGGAGGACAGACATTAAAGTCTGTAGTTTGAAGGTCACCTGTTATGGTTCTTTGAACAGGTTATAGATCTATGGGCTATACAGaacttgttcattttttttgcacaaaattattcttaggctgcgttcacactgcagcctgatgtgacccaattccgatgtTTTgtcaaattggattttttttggcGTTCCAAATATATGCGACCTCTATGTGTTCCTGCCactctgttaaaataaataaataatctcattattttgagatactatcttatgagatagtatctcacgAGACAgtaactcaaaataatgagatagtatctcattttaatgagatagtatctgaaaataatgagatagtaactcaaaataatgagatagtaactcaaaataatgagatagtatctcactATTTTGAattactatctcattattttgagataataTCTCAATATTATctcaaaaataatgagatactctcgttataatgagatagtaactcattattttcagatactatctcattattttgagttactatctcattattttttagatactatctcattataatgagttactatctcattatttttgagatactatctcattataatgagataatttatttttattttttttaacagagtggcggaaacgggcttccgTAAGTACGAACTGCAAACGAcgtgaaagtgtcccgcatgcgcagtagagagcgtgctcagtgttttgccaACCGTCATATAGAAGAAGATGGATGCTAACGATGGGGCACAGCTTgcgattttaaagttgttgtccgaccggagCCAGCACAGTAACGACTTAATCCTCATTACAGTCCGCcatgattgttgtttttctttccactcgCGCGTATCAGggcgcagaatagtgacgttttgTCGGGTATCAATGACGTTCCGGTCGGCTGAATCTGAACGCAACCTGACCGTTCAGATTCAGGTCACAATTGAATCGGATACGTATCCGGTCAAGCGATCTGGGTCGCATTGGAAAAGAATCCGGTTTCTTCGGCcgcagtgtgaacgtagccttaaataatgagatttttatgATAAAGTATTAAGGCCATAcgaaaagaaaattaagttcaataagtcataaaatttcaagaataatgttgaaataataggagaataaagttgcaacatttgcttgggttgctaggtaacgcgCAGTGCATGTTGAAAGTGACTTAACAATTGAGAGGATTTTTGAAACGATGTTTTCCAGATACCAGTAAGCATGGCCCTATTACCAGAAAACAGATGGATGTGTTTCAGAAGCAGTTGAGAACCAAATTGAAGtataaaaacaggcaaaataCAAATTTAGCTTTACCAGTTGTTAGCTTCCTACTGTTTCTTTAGGCAAGTGACAGTGATGGAAAGCTGCCACAAAACAGGaactcttatttaaaaaggaacagAGTACGTATTAGATCCAGGGCAAAACAACATCTTTCCagtttttgtattaatttgggggttttgtctgaattttgttcattttaatttgttaggaagataattttatttaatacgCCAATGTTAAATTGGttgtctgtttcttttgtgaaagtatttaatttttttcatatgaAAACAGCTGGGTTGTAACACTTGCATCGCCTCTTCTGTGTGCTTTTCCACTGTTTGAGTCTGTTATTACTGAGTGGCACcaactgtttattttgaaagcattCGCTGGCAGTAATGCATGCACTCGGATATGGCTAAAGATCTTAAAATGCATGCAATCCTTCATATTTTCAGTGTTATCTGCAGCCTGGAAGgataaaaatggtttattgTTGGACAAAGTGTTTAATTTGGTTCTGTAGGAGATTTTTTTAGACTTCTGTATCTATAAGGCATTGACGGATGTagaactgaaacaattaatcggattaatcatgaTGCATTGAATAAATGATTGTCAACTAacttagtaatcgattaatcgttaattaacaattaatcagttatACTTTGGTGAGTATACAGATTCAAAAAGGCAATTTGCAAATAGAAAACACTCAGATGAAAGATGAGAAACTTTagtctgtaaatctgttctacACAGAAATCTTCCAATGgcaaagttttagcttcacctgcctcaaatttttatatataaaaatcctgTTAAGCATCTTTTGatgtccaattattaattgattaGCCTGAAAAACAGATCAACTCTACACTATTGATGTTAAATCAGACAGAAAGGTTTTCACATGTTTAAGGATTTTTtgttagctgcagatgcatcttttgctacaaatgatgaAATGTTTACTAAAGTAATGCtaagttgttgcattttaggcaataaaatgtttgtttttatgttttaaaaaggaaCTATTTGCATCTTAAATGTATTCCTAGTATTGCCTAAAAAGACTTTAagggttaaatgaaaaataagcaggatgtggaaagaaaaacaaccctCAATTAATCGATTgtataatcgattactaaaataattattagttgcAGCCATAGATAGACTGATGAAATGTCCAACTATGTGAGACAGGAATCAGAGAAGTAcgataaataactaaataacttTCATGCTGTCAGCCTGATTTACCAACAGAAGGAGTCACTGATCTGAAACAGAATCATGTCATGTTAAACCAGGACGATAATTAAAGCAGACTCATTTTCCTGAAGtcctaattaaatgttttggggaTGAAATGGGTTTGGATCCCGGTACCGAAGCGCTGCTACTCGCCCAGTGATTGCAGCCTGTTTGTCTGCAGCTAATTTCAGGGCTTGCAGAGCAACGCCGCGCCTTCCCTCTCTTTTGCAAATTGCGTGTTTTACGGAAAACAAATTTGACTGAGAaccagtctgtctgtctgagccCACAACAAACAGAGCTGAGATCAGTTCGGACCTGCAGCCAGTTCATATGGGTCAAACTGTCcgaatcagaaccaaaataaaGGGGAATGGATCATAACTCTGTACAATTCAAGTCttatctaaatgtttcagatcaccaagctaattttaaaatcaaagttaataaacacaaaatgcagcttttagatgattttcagttaaaaacaattcacaactattcaataaacaataaagtatttcaTCACTTTAAGGAATATTTTCACACTTTCCCCACTGTTTTGGCATAATTGATTTAAATCAGCAATATTATTGGCTTTGGAGCATGATTGCCTGTTTAAAGTTATACCT contains:
- the LOC106699681 gene encoding transmembrane protein 79-like; translation: MSTSGLQATDRQNVKELDTVKESISDIINQLQDIDPARLSFSPFLDLDTQISLAPVSDSPESSVEELRSASHSASGSQRSLEPPSAAAAAQSRSSARCHQQPSATPAPHSGANQTEQQKEPDQTLSSPIITSRSLDTATENCMNPPPPASQGDIPNGTNTPRWSPESTSVESPADEGRPLIGPPRESVELAVWSTEGLGETDGAAGEASDQGRCCCRCKCSQSGRLPAILSVLASLLCAAGMLYALYFYVPIRPPDCPDVSCRIIFTICCCAVAALPMVLAMLVGAVCQLCSGSLRLQEPTGRRHAVQQLFVSSSLEQLLLYVLNLVVMAALLPQEQLKLVPILVVMFIIGRLVFWFSLNTCGSWRGFGSGLTSFPLLAVVALNLFLMYNLNLKQPLFGPQDALYNQVTPSSWSGETSQSPSGKPDVLPTDILDAQ